In one Lolium rigidum isolate FL_2022 chromosome 3, APGP_CSIRO_Lrig_0.1, whole genome shotgun sequence genomic region, the following are encoded:
- the LOC124695213 gene encoding protein RADIALIS-like 3, which yields MEWSTAENDRFERALATYGGDSSGVWERVAAAVGGGKTADDVRRHYALLTEDLGDIERGRYGYPTGTGANNANHRNNGRNSSLSFVPSRAEPIGPRHDGAMGFTE from the exons atggaGTGGAGCACGGCGGAGAACGACAGGTTCGAGCGCGCGCTGGCCACGTACGGAGGCGACTCCTCCGGCGTCTGGGAGCGCGTGGCGGCGGCCGTCGGCGGCGGCAAGACGGCCGACGACGTGAGGCGCCACTACGCCCTGCTCACGGAGGACCTCGGCGACATCGAGCGCGGCCGCTACGGCTACCCCACTGGCACTGGCGCCAACAACGCCAACCATCGCAACAACGGCAGGAACAG CTCTCTGAGCTTTGTGCCGTCGCGTGCAGAACCAATCGGGCCCAGACATGACGGGGCCATGGGGTTTACGGAGTGA